The proteins below come from a single Vanessa tameamea isolate UH-Manoa-2023 chromosome 15, ilVanTame1 primary haplotype, whole genome shotgun sequence genomic window:
- the LOC113396520 gene encoding echinoderm microtubule-associated protein-like 2 isoform X2 has protein sequence MMRLEASEKQHRYHNLLDDDHANEMLESEGAGLAARVAELEVRCSRQAEELLCLRSTLADALRRLNALEGRAPTTSNVQRNGGGTYTERTTGTPTRELRIRQPSYRESVKRTSSYGSSASSLSQRRGPQHQSTGSLQSDSPASSSSLSPAPSPSPRATPAPLTPHPVQPYRSRNNSTSGNQSPSPATNNLTKRWNSTGDFNAQGLLPSTRFTTTKSLLNLYSKPSQNGPILKHGTHTCQYNEEDGTVRMFIRGRPVILYAPSDHDNLDLSKVAPPPHNKLKLEWVYGYRGKDCRNNLYLLPTGEIVYFVAAVVVLFNVDEQCQRHYTGHTDDVKCLAVHPNKLIIATGQCAGHDRLDARPHVRVWNSVSLATLAVVGAGSLERAAAGVAFSRADGGALLACVDDGPDHVISVWEWQRGDKGHCLAETKCSVDTVVAVEFHPLDRNQIVTCGKGHIAFWTLDASNVLYKRMGIFETRDKPKYVTCLAFNHNGDVISGDSNGNLIVWGRGTNTVHKLVRGVHEGAVFSLCGLKDGGLVSGGGKDGRLVLFDADLSATGTENVIEGHYGGVRVVTEGRGRQLFVGTTRNCILHGDLQLGFVPAVLGHVDEVWGLAAHPSLPQFASAGWDRLLQLWDALSHSTVWSKDIEERAQCCAWARDGGALAVGCVSGRWLVYHPQTRELLAQHQDGTEPIQTIEYSPNNRLVAIGSRDNFIYVYQVDDDGARYSRLGKCLGHSSFITHLDWSEDSQYIRSNSGDYEVLFWNATTCRQAPSGAALRDVPWASAHCPLAFSCVGVWPEGADGTDINSCTRTQDGRLAATGDDFGKVKLYAYPVTQPKSLCAAYGGHSSHVTCVRFLPDDTRLLSAGGHDAALLQWLVD, from the exons ATGAAATGCTAGAAAGCGAGGGCGCAGGGCTGGCGGCACGAGTGGCTGAACTCGAAGTGAGATGTTCAAGACAAGCTGAGGAGCTCCTCTGTCTGAGGTCGACCCTAGCAGATGCGCTCCGGAGACTCAACGCGCTTGAAGGTCGAGCTCCAACTACATCTAATGTCCAAAGAAATGGAGGAGGAACTTACACAG AGCGCACAACAGGGACACCGACCCGCGAGCTGAGAATAAGACAGCCATCCTATAGAGAGAGCGTCAAACGAACTTCCAGCTACGGTTCCAGCGCTTCATCTCTTTCACAAAG acGCGGTCCACAACACCAATCGACGGGCTCGCTCCAGTCAGACTCGCCAGCGTCGTCTTCCTCCCTCTCCCCGGCACCCTCGCCCTCCCCCCGTGCGACGCCAGCGCCCCTCACTCCACACCCAGTGCAACCGTACAG ATCGCGCAATAATTCAACCTCCGGCAACCAGAGTCCGTCACCAGCTACCAACAATCTAACAAAACGGTGGAATTCAACGGGAGATTTCAACGCACAGGGTCTTTTGCCCAGTACGAG GTTTACGACAACCAAATcgttgcttaatttatattctaagcCGTCTCAAAATGGGCCTATATTGAAACATGG CACACACACCTGTCAGTACAATGAAGAAGATGGCACCGTGAGAATGTTCATCAGGGGTCGGCCGGTGATTCTGTACGCACCGAGCGACCACGACAACTTGGACCTGTCGAAGGTGGCTCCACCCCCACACAACAAGCTCAAGTTGGAATGGGTGTATGGATATAG AGGAAAAGACTGCCGCAACAACCTTTATCTATTACCGACGGGAGAAATAGTGTACTTCGTGGCAGCGGTAGTGGTACTGTTCAACGTGGACGAACAATGTCAGAGGCACTACACCGGCCATACGGACGACGTCAAATGCCTCGCTGTACACCCCAACAAGCTAATTATCGCCACAGGACAGTGCGCTGGCCATGATCGACTCGACGCTAGG CCGCACGTGCGCGTGTGGAACTCGGTGTCGCTGGCCACGCTGGCCGTGGTGGGCGCGGGCTCGCTGGAGCGCGCGGCGGCCGGCGTGGCCTTCTCGCGCGCGGACGGCGGCGCGCTGCTGGCCTGCGTGGACGACGGGCCCGACCACGTCATCTCCGTGTGGGAGTGGCAGCGCGGCGACAAGGGCCACTGCCTGGCCGAGACCAAG TGCTCAGTGGATACAGTGGTGGCAGTGGAGTTCCATCCACTCGATCGAAACCAAATCGTCACCTGCGGAAAAGGTCACATTGCCTTCTGGACGCTCGACGCTTCCAACGTTCTTTACAAGAGAATGGGAATCTTCGAGACCCGAGACAAGCCGAAATACGTCACGTGCCTTGCATTCAATCACAATG GTGACGTGATCTCCGGCGACTCCAACGGCAACCTGATCGTGTGGGGGCGCGGCACCAACACGGTGCACAAGCTGGTGCGCGGCGTGCACGAGGGCGCCGTGTTCTCGCTGTGCGGCCTCAAGGACGGCGGCCTCGTGTCGGGGGGGGGCAAGGACGGCCGCCTCGTGCTGTTCGACGCCGACCTCAGCGCCACGGGGACGGAGAACGTG ATCGAGGGCCACTACGGCGGAGTGCGCGTGGTGACGGAGGGTCGCGGGCGGCAGCTGTTCGTGGGCACCACCCGCAACTGCATCCTGCACGGCGACTTGCAGCTCGGCTTCGTGCCCGCCGTGCTGG GCCACGTGGACGAGGTGTGGGGGCTGGCGGCGCACCCGTCGCTGCCGCAGTTCGCGTCGGCGGGCTGGGACCGCCTGCTGCAGCTGTGGGACGCGCTCAGCCACTCCACCGTCTGGAGCAAGGACATCGAG GAGCGCGCGCAGTGCTGCGCGTGGGCGCGCGACGGCGGCGCGCTGGCGGTGGGCTGCGTGTCGGGCCGCTGGCTGGTGTACCACCCGCAGACCAGGGAGCTGCTGGCTCAGCACCAGGACGG CACGGAACCGATTCAAACCATCGAGTACTCGCCCAACAACCGGCTGGTGGCGATCGGCTCGCGAGACAACTTCATCTACGTGTACCAGGTGGACGACGACGGAGCGCGGTACTCCAGGCTCGGGAAGTGCCTG GGTCACTCGAGTTTCATCACTCACTTGGATTGGTCGGAGGACAGTCAATACATCAGGAGCAATTCGGGAGATTATGAAGTGCTGTTTT GGAACGCGACGACGTGCCGGCAGGCCCCGTCGGGCGCGGCGCTGCGCGACGTCCCGTGGGCGTCGGCGCACTGCCCGCTCGCCTTCTCCTGCGTGGGCGTGTGGCCCGAGGGCGCCGACGGCACCGACATCAACTCCTGCACCAG AACCCAGGACGGACGCCTGGCGGCCACGGGGGACGACTTTGGCAAAGTGAAATTATACGCCTATCCGGTTACGCAGCCTAAG TCGCTGTGCGCGGCGTACGGCGGGCACTCCTCGCACGTGACGTGCGTGCGCTTCCTGCCCGACGACACGCGCCTGCTGTCGGCCGGCGGACACGACGCCGCGCTGCTGCAGTGGCTCGTCGACTAG